One window of the Dermacentor andersoni chromosome 10, qqDerAnde1_hic_scaffold, whole genome shotgun sequence genome contains the following:
- the LOC126519030 gene encoding solute carrier family 22 member 13-like, translating to MVCHRRLLPAAILTLQNTGAVISLIPIGAFVDYVGRRAMLVGSAVVMATGTVCTFVATGYAQYAVARFLTLASVAVHTVFTALIPFEVMTHAHRPEQLLLLAVMGLTLSEVWIVIVKSWVVDWRLKQIICLAPTALLLPALFTARESPRWLVVNGRLEAAEAVMMEGAKTNNVPIAVTACLMEKIRKQIKNQVGSESADREGLLDCHSLRRRASAMFVVCFSISFVFFIDAFSTAQYNESWIPSLTVVLTLATYMAMHFLIADVALVRVLTACFLLTGVIQCAISIAAGSDFGMIAKTLLMLSKGITNVLIVRCLTYVLELFPSAVRAGVACWGLASGRISAMFAAVILVLKPAGREDVVFGFAGLFLFASLLVIRALPRATVVEEAIIVARRPSDSGRISMDHMKRTLEQRCLRKKSKTSSLESSRSSRKSRKSGSVNSSRSSSTPRRPQTERAPE from the coding sequence ATGGTGTGCCACCGACGTTTGCTGCCGGCCGCCATTTTGACCCTGCAGAATACCGGTGCTGTCATTTCGCTTATCCCGATCGGAGCTTTCGTGGACTACGTCGGCAGGAGAGCCATGCTCGTGGGCTCGGCAGTCGTTATGGCGACCGGCACGGTATGCACCTTCGTTGCGACAGGCTACGCGCAGTACGCTGTGGCGCGCTTCCTTACCTTGGCAAGTGTCGCCGTGCATACCGTTTTCACCGCTCTGATACCATTCGAGGTGATGACGCACGCGCACAGGCCGGAACAACTCCTCCTACTGGCGGTCATGGGCCTGACGTTGAGTGAAGTTTGGATCGTAATCGTCAAATCCTGGGTCGTCGACTGGCGTCTGAAGCAAATCATCTGCCTCGCCCCGACGGCTCTCCTGCTCCCTGCTTTATTTACCGCACGAGAGTCTCCCCGTTGGCTCGTGGTGAACGGAAGACTAGAAGCGGCAGAAGCAGTCATGATGGAGGGGGCCAAGACCAACAACGTCCCGATTGCGGTCACGGCCTGTCTCATGGAGAAGATCAGAAAACAGATCAAGAACCAAGTGGGTAGTGAAAGCGCAGACAGAGAAGGCCTGCTGGACTGTCACTCCCTCCGACGTCGTGCCTCGGCCATGTTCGTTGTCTGCTTCTCCATATCGTTTGTCTTTTTCATCGACGCCTTCTCAACGGCCCAATACAACGAATCTTGGATACCGAGCCTCACGGTTGTCTTAACACTGGCGACGTACATGGCGATGCACTTCCTGATTGCCGACGTTGCCCTTGTCAGGGTACTTACCGCTTGCTTTCTGCTGACGGGCGTCATACAATGCGCAATCAGTATCGCCGCTGGCAGTGATTTCGGTATGATCGCCAAGACCTTGCTCATGCTGTCCAAGGGCATCACGAACGTACTGATCGTCCGCTGTTTGACGTACGTCCTGGAGCTCTTCCCATCGGCCGTGCGGGCAGGCGTTGCCTGCTGGGGGCTCGCCAGTGGACGCATTTCGGCCATGTTCGCGGCAGTGATCCTTGTCCTGAAGCCGGCCGGACGCGAAGACGTGGTGTTCGGCTTTGCGGGACTGTTCCTCTTTGCCTCCCTGCTCGTCATCCGCGCCCTTCCACGCGCGACGGTGGTCGAGGAAGCCATAATCGTGGCCCGGCGGCCTTCGGACTCCGGCAGAATTTCTATGGACCACATGAAGCGTACGCTCGAGCAGCGGTGCCTACGCAAGAAGTCCAAGACCTCGAGCCTAGAGAGCTCCAGGTCCAGCAGGAAGAGTCGAAAGAGCGGGAGCGTCAACAGTTCTCGCAGTTCTTCGACGCCCCGCCGACCTCAGACCGAGCGGGCGCCGGAATGA
- the LOC126519031 gene encoding solute carrier family 22 member 7-like, with translation MDLFLPQRLAGVDLRTSESFDSEEGFGHGPFQKRTLLLILLGVFSLTSQTALVPLLTNDVDHWCKPPAGSNISAADWKNIAIPTEADGRFSRCRVYERCKPPADPSSPIEDRKIGAGPAEAGWWYSRCFLGQRELDDTNDTLDAPCEEWDYDVRTAETSAVSYWNMVCHRRFLPAALVTLQNTGSAILPILLGAFVDYVGRTSMLVGSTVAVVTCTVWTMVATSYVSYAMARFLNGASVAGYAAFAFLIPFEVMTHTHRPHQVLFLAVVSAAIGKVWQAIVTSMVVDWRLKQVILLAPTAFLLPALSAARESPRWLVAKGRLDAAEAVMMQAAKTNNFPLAATACLVRKLREQVEKSTGEEGADKDDLIDCHSLRRRAFAMFSVCFCISFVFHVSAFSTARLGEFWIPGLTVVVTLLTYAVMHFLMTGVALITVLTSCFVLTGIIQCALSITAGARLGTITNVLLVLSQGASNVIFIHCYTYVLELFPSAVRGGGICWALASSRVGAMCASLTFALKPTGHEDVLFAVTGLLLFACLRVIRTLPRTTVVEEAKIVTRLASDSTRMTVDHMKRTLVRQTKEKALKSSSSESSKTSGRKSRKSLASSIPGSTKTSRKFCTDHEQK, from the coding sequence ATGGACCTCTTTCTACCACAGCGGCTGGCCGGCGTTGATCTACGAACAAGCGAATCCTTTGACAGCGAAGAAGGCTTCGGCCACGGGCCTTTCCAGAAGAGGACGCTCCTTCTGATTCTTCTGGGAGTCTTTTCGCTTACTAGTCAAACCGCCTTGGTTCCCCTCCTCACCAATGACGTCGACCATTGGTGCAAGCCGCCAGCCGGCTCCAACATCTCTGCAGCCGATTGGAAGAATATTGCGATACCGACAGAGGCCGACGGACGCTTCAGCCGCTGCCGCGTTTACGAACGCTGCAAGCCCCCCGCTGACCCCAGCAGTCCCATTGAAGATAGGAAGATTGGCGCTGGACCTGCCGAGGCCGGCTGGTGGTACAGCAGATGCTTCCTAGGCCAGCGTGAGCTCGATGACACCAACGACACACTCGATGCGCCCTGTGAAGAGTGGGACTACGACGTTCGGACGGCGGAGACCAGTGCGGTCAGTTATTGGAACATGGTGTGCCACCGACGTTTCCTGCCGGCAGCCCTTGTCACCCTGCAGAATACCGGTTCTGCAATTTTGCCTATTCTGCTCGGAGCCTTCGTGGACTACGTCGGCAGGACATCCATGCTCGTGGGCTCCACCGTGGCGGTGGTGACCTGCACGGTGTGGACCATGGTGGCGACAAGTTACGTGAGTTACGCCATGGCACGTTTCCTTAACGGGGCCAGCGTCGCCGGATACGCGGCTTTTGCATTCCTGATTCCATTCGAGGTCATGACGCACACGCACAGGCCGCACCAGGTCCTGTTCCTGGCGGTTGTAAGTGCGGCGATAGGCAAGGTTTGGCAAGCCATCGTCACATCAATGGTCGTCGACTGGCGTCTGAAGCAGGTCATCCTCCTCGCTCCGACGGCTTTTCTGCTCCCTGCTTTGTCTGCAGCACGAGAGTCTCCCCGCTGGCTTGTCGCGAAAGGAAGGCTCGACGCGGCAGAAGCAGTCATGATGCAGGCTGCCAAGACGAACAACTTCCCGCTTGCGGCCACCGCCTGTCTCGTGCGAAAACTCAGGGAACAGGTCGAGAAAAGCACGGGTGAGGAAGGCGCAGACAAAGACGACTTGATCGACTGTCACTCCCTCCGACGTCGAGCGTTCGCCATGTTCTCTGTCTGCTTCTGCATATCCTTCGTCTTTCACGTCAGTGCTTTCTCGACGGCGCGTTTGGGGGAATTCTGGATCCCGGGCCTCACGGTGgtcgtcacgctgttgacgtACGCTGTCATGCACTTCTTGATGACCGGCGTCGCCCTTATTACGGTCCTTACCAGTTGCTTCGTGCTGACGGGAATCATCCAATGCGCGCTGAGTATCACCGCCGGCGCCAGACTCGGCACTATCACCAATGTCTTGCTCGTGCTATCCCAGGGCGCGTCAAATGTGATTTTCATCCACTGTTACACATATGTGCTCGAGTTGTTCCCGTCGGCCGTGCGGGGAGGCGGAATCTGTTGGGCGCTCGCCAGTTCACGCGTCGGGGCCATGTGCGCGTCCTTGACTTTCGCGCTGAAGCCGACCGGACACGAAGACGTGCTTTTTGCCGTGACGGGACTGCTCCTCTTCGCCTGTCTGCGTGTCATCCGTACCCTGCCACGCACTACAGTGGTGGAGGAAGCGAAAATCGTGACCAGGCTAGCTTCGGACTCCACCAGAATGACTGTGGACCACATGAAGCGGACCCTAGTTCGGCAGACTAAAGAAAAGGCGCTCAAGAGTTCAAGCTCGGAGAGCTCCAAGACATCCGGCAGGAAGAGCCGAAAAAGCCTTGCCAGCAGCATTCCTGGCAGTACTAAGACATCCCGTAAATTTTGCACCGACCACGAGCAGAAGTGA